In Ciona intestinalis chromosome 7, KH, whole genome shotgun sequence, the genomic window ttcactagcacccaagTGAACCATCATGTTTTACACATGacagttaattttattttaaaagttaaacgttttaaaattaacgtATTTTCATACCAATTTTAACAACAGGTCATTGTGTAGATAAGGAAATGCCTTCGATATCACCTGATggtgaaaatattaaagaaaacacttttttacgATTAATAACATCATCGGACCACCGTGGCTATGAAGGCCAGACTGTTTTATCTGGAAAGTTTTCGTGGCCTTCTGGTGCCTTGTATGAGGGTGAATATAAAGAGCACCGAAGACATGGGGCTGGAAAACAAACTTGGCAAGATGGTTCAACGTATAAAGGGGAATTTATGAATGATATGAGACATGGACAAGGAATACATAAGTGGGCATCTGGAGAGGTAATAATGTCTGATGTAAATGATAGCATAGAATTTAGAACCACACATGGTAACCTAAGGATATAACCTAAGGAAAATTGTGGGTTATGTTTTCTTGtgcaataaaaatacttaacagCAGTAGGTAAATGCACTAATCCAGTAATCACTAATTGTTTGCCTAAatttgtcagtcatacagataaaaaacaactaCTTATAGAGTTGCATATTTTGTACTGGGTCAGCAGGtgcaaggtgtatgaaatggaATACCTAGGCGTGGAGCATACATACCTCCAAGTACCCTTTACACGAAgaagttatatatgtttttacataGATATATGAAGGCAGTTTCTACAAAGACCACATGCATGGTAGTGGTAGATACACATGGAATGATGGATCTGTCTATTCCGGAACTTTCTATCTTGACCGCAAGGAAGGATATGGGTGTTTAACTTTCGTGAATGGTGATTTGTTTGAAGGCCTTTATAAATCTAATGAAAGATTTGGTCCTGGCATTTTGACATATGCAAGTAACACTGGTTGTAAAGTGCAAGACATTGGATGGTGGTTCAGAGATAAGTTAATAAGACTTTGCAGTGAAGTAAATGGAGTGTTCAGCTTGACAGATCATGATGAATATGAATATTgtgaagatgagacacatcaTGAAATTAACTTCAACGAAGATGAAACTTTTGTTCAAGATGCTTTACTCGCCGACGATGTAACTTCATATAATTTCCAATCATCTCAGTTTAAATTTGCATTATCCTCTGATAACACAGCCTTACCAAAAGGCATTGAATCATATTCAAAAGATTTTGAACATTTGCCAGTGACCAGTAAATTAAAAGAGGAATTGAACATTGCTTTTTTCGGTACTTCATATGATACAATATTAAAAGATCGACGAATTCCCATTAAAGCATTTAATAATTCTGTTTTGAGCAAGAAAATCCAAAAGCATGTAAGTTTCACTTGACTTCTTGATATTAGTATGTAATTATGTCATACTTGTAAGTTATAATTGAAACTAAACTATACATCATATTTTGTTAACAACCAACTATAATTTCTTATTatgcataatttttttttctattttaattgtgacgtatatttgaaattatttgtGCAAAGTGACTGATAGTTATCTATActagtttgtttaatatttcatttaatttttagattCATACTCATCAGTTTGCCGAGAAGCATTTATCATTTTTTCCTGGTGATGTCTTAACTAAAGAAAGATCAAATTTTGAGTCTAAACCTGGGCCTTTAGAAGTTGCTTCTATGCGACTTATTGTTAGTAGTGCTGAAGGTGCAACCCATAAAGTGTATTCCATACTTAAGTCTGGTCTTGTTAATCCTAATGTGTGCGATAGAGGAGGTAGTGTTGCTATTGTTTCCGCTGCTACTAACTGCCACCTGGATGTGGTGAACATCTTGCTTGACATGGGTGCCAACATTAACCAGgtaaaatagtttaacatACCTTTAATTTGGCTGCTTAATGTAATATTTCTGGGTGTTGGTGTACTTGCCCAACTCTtgtttaaatcccaggttgGCTGACCTCATTGTAGGACTTAGGACATTACAgcataaaataacttatattcCACCCAGGTGAATGATGAAGGCATATCAGCTTTAACAGCCTGCCACATTTTCTATTATCCTGTTgatcattttaaacaaaatctgactgataaattgttcaaaaatgttttaccaaaaaagaagaaaaaagtgaaaactggaagaaaaagtaaaaaggtggtttgtttgttttagtgtttctcaaaatatttaaagccaTGACGCACTTTAATCTTAGATGTTATAATTTTGTCTGCTTAAAATTGTTCTTTAACTTTAGTTAATTAGGAAAAGTAACACAACACCGTGATAAACTggtttacaattatttttgtcaaaattgtatttagttttttaatatatattacttcCCAATGCTTTTTTATCTaatgtaacaaaatttttccgaacaaaaaataacatattttgtttaatttcgcTTCTAAATAAACATTGACAATTTGAAATTccgttttagttttattatttatttagttgatACTGTTGTATCATTTTGTAGTCATGTCCAAGCAGCCCTAAGCATATTCGTCGATTGTCATTCTCTGAACACCGGTCTCCATCCCCTGATAGTTTGTTAAAGCGAAGAATGACACTTGCATCTCCAGTTCTTTCTTCATCTGATGATGACAATGCATCTTTCCTTGATGACATCAGTTCAACCACTTGTATTGAGATGTGCAAAAGTGATTTAAGGTGATGTTTGAATGAACGTATGGtgcttatttatctttgtgtgaTAGGGCAACCCAAAGTTATAGGGGGgacctgttttatacacttcatgctcatgGCTGCTGTGACtgcttttctttaaaataacgAATTACtgacttttaaattaagaccCATATATTGACAATAGTAGAGGCATCCAACTTTTACCCCTTGACTTTGATTTCACAGCGATCACTTTCGGCTGCGGTTACAGCATATTCCCGAACAATTTTAGACACCCGTGTTGGTATATACTTCGTTGCATCACAGGTGTCTAAAGCTGCTTCCTAGTCTGGATTATCTAAGATTTTGACTGGCAAGAAATCAAACTGTTCCGTACTCACGGTTATagtaactgtattttctcgttcatatagaatatacgTGTCTCGTAACTACTTCGTTTGTTTATCGATGTCATTCCATtcaaaaaaaagagttttaggTGTGCACCCGCTGCAGTATGGAAAAGCTATCGCGAGACCTCAAACATTAGAGTCAGTAATGGGGACAATGGAAATTGTGTGCCTTAATACAACCATTGGCCACTACATATTCATAAATGAGCATTACTTCTTACAGAATCCTGAAAGGTTTACGGGTTAAGTCAGCTGATAAAATAaggaaacaaaaaatgttggaGTTTATGGCGCCACCAAGTGATGGTTCAAGTGAAGGAGCTTCAAAAACATCAACGGGTAAATATTGGTTTGTGTGTCATGCATGCTGTGCTTATCATATGTTGTAATGTCCAAAGGATTGTATAGAATTCAAGGGTCCTTTTATTGACTATGTGAGAAGTTTACAATACCTGTTAAGTTGACAGTATGCgtaattatgtttaatatatcaCTTACATGCTTATATCTGAAAAATTGTTTAGCCTACTGCACTACACAGatattttgtggtaaatttgCAAGTTATATCTGACTGTGTTGGATTCCTCAAATGGCATTTCTTTTACCCTGGTTCTAGTGCATAATATTTGGTGTAAATATCCCATTCGCCAAGTGAATTTTTACACCATGTTCCAGAATTGGCATTTGAATCGAATGAAAATGTCTTCGATCTTGAAGCAAAAGTTACTGATGATTTGATTGAACGAACAGCTACATTGTTAAGTCGAAACGAACGAGCCGTTAGTGGAGTATCAACAAGGAACGGACAAGCTATTATGTTGGGCACTGCTGGTGCTTTGGCTGTGTGGAAAGCTGAGTATGTTGCTATGATTCCCTTATTTTAACACATGCGctgaatataaaaatgtcaGTCTCAGTTTTCCACTGGTTGTCTCtgagtttagttttttttttgtgtgaagatttcaacaaaaataacacTTTTATATTCAGTTTTTGTCAAgcaaaaaaaagtcaaaaatctTATGTTCATACAATCCTAtaatttgtgggtgttttaagcatttaaaaatataaatagttcGTTTTTATGCCAATCACAATTTACTTTAGGGCAAACCGCACATCATGTTTAACCATTATGTTCGATGTCATTAAACTTTTGTGAGTACTGTGAGTATAATATGTTACTCAAacacacaaatgtaaaaatacaagttttccCTTGGTATTTTTCGCATACAAGTCACATGTCCTTGTAACTGATAGTTTTCACTATTTATTCATGTCAGTTTCATTCCAACAACATTGTgcttataattcttttttgcTCTGTTTAAGAAATtttagctttttatttaataaaagaaatatttaatgttgtttaaatgtcACACACAGACACATCCAGTTAAGGAAAATGATGGATGTATTGCTGGTGAGGGGGGCTGATCCTAACATTGGGGGAATACCCTTCCCCCCATTGTTGTTTGCCGTGAAAGCATCGGATGTCGATGCAGTTTCCTCGCTACTACGTAGAGGAGCAAGAACCGACTTCAAACTTTCTGATAAAGTAagataagttattttattaataacgaatgaatgtaactgttaCATGGCAGAATACATCAGTTAAATTTAGTACAATAATGGtacaataaagtttaataaataaatagagtAGGCTATTCACATTTGTCTTTATAAGAATACAAACTAAAGCTACATTACAATGTGCTCTttcaataaacaacatttctttgtatttttatgtttatatgttaCAGCTTGGTGGATACACAGCTCTTCATATAGCCAGCGGTATGATGTGCCATGAAGGAGTAAAGATTGTGGAACTTTTATTACATGCCAATGCTGACCCTAACACGTGCGCTCTTGAAAAAGTTACCTTGAAGGAAAAACTTCAACCTCGCATGGTACGATGTTTAGATTCAAATTCAAACCATAGCTTGAATTTCGGCTCATTGTATATTGTTGGCACTTTATCAGTAGCATATATCAACTTGTACTTATTAGTTCAATCCAGGGATATACAAGTCATATTACTGCCAAATCCAGTAACTAGCTTATACCATGTCTGGTGCTTATATTTTGTCTAGCATAATGTAACCAATGTTTGGACTGGATAATTGTATCATGATtccaaattaaattaaaatctgtctttataacttttaattagAGCTTAACTTGAGTTGAAAATTATATATTGAAGAGGCGTATACACCAATACCACTATTGTTGATACAGGGCAGCACAAAGTTGGATGTTAAGTATAATACAGATGATAATAAAATGATGATGATTCATGATGAAGGTATCACGCCACTTCATGTAGCTTCTCACAGGGATGATAATTATAAGGTATACTAATTCTAATCTTTTGGTAAACTTATTCTGTTGAGTTATATTTCCTCTGATTGTAACGCCTGTAGCTGTTTGAGTGTTGGATCAAGTATTGTGACCAATACGATTGAtgattatttcattttcttataATAGAGGTATAACTAAAAGTTGTGCCGAGGTGATGCTGGATGCTGGGCAGTTAAACTAAGTTAGGATGTGCCAAGCCGAACCAGAGCGccactttttttcttttttttagcCGAGTTCTAACCAAGCAATTGCCATACTATTTCACATTTAGACAACCGGTAAAAAAGACCCCTGTTGAGAACTTTAATATCATGTTTTTGATGAAGTTGCTTCATGTTCACAGGATGCATGTTACATCACTCACTTACTTCTTGATAATGGAGCACAACCTGATCGTATCTGGATGGGTCATTCACCTCTATCATTATCCATTGCATCTGGTAATGATCTGGTAAGATGCCACCTAATTAAATTAACATCTTAGTTTGTACACTTCAAAACTGTAGCTCAAAAGTTATGACATACAATAATTTTTGAGCTTactgtaataaaacattttcaacttttaaataattttaagaacattttgtccggcgccgtggcgtagtggttagtgcgcctgcctgtaaccattaggtaatgggttNcaaggcttgtcgctgctacNNNNNNNNNNNNNNNNNNNNNNNNNNNNNNNNNNNNNNNNNNNNNNNNNNNNNNNNNNNNNNNNNNNNNNNNNNNNNNNNNNNNNataacgactgtcgttttccggccacgcgaggataaagtaagttacagtcattcattcattcattcattcattcattcaatatccAACATCGTAATAATTAACTCTTTTAGTGCATAAGAAAACTATTGGAGTTTGGCGCAAATGCAAGTCTTGAATTAACTCATGAGTTAGGAAGTGCATTGTGTGTTGCTTCTGATCCACAATATGAATTTAGAAGAACACCAGCGGAGAGAATAGCTTTGGTAATTTAAACCGTATTatcttatttaaactttttgagaCCTTTTTTTGACAATACCTAAATAACTATGggatttcatttttttatcaatgaaagcatttttgttataattccTTGCATGTTAATTTGAAAACCTCTAAATTAAACCattaggtttaaaacaatattgcgaaaacagtaattttaataactttgtcatttgttttaaaatgtcacatgttttaaacatgttataattgttctgtttattatattttttacatcagGTTGATCAACTTGTGAGCTTTGGTGCAAACATGTTAGCTCCAGTTAAATTTGGAAGCAAGTCTTCCACAGGGACGGTTGTTGATTATGCTCACTGGATGTTTAATAAGGATACGAGAATATCTAGAACACCATATCATGCATTGACTATTAAGGTACAATCTTAAAAGGATCGTATGTGGCTGAGGGTCGTTTAGCGAGTTAATAGAATTAACGACAGTTCAAAGTTGTCAATTCATGgcttaaaaaattcaaatgttGGGGGTTACTGTGGATTAGTTAAGACTCAATGCGTATTGAACAACCCGTTGGTCACATATGTCCTTTTCATTATGGATAATctggaaataatataaaaggtCATCGTAATACTTGAACAATTACTATTATTGTCCATTTTTGttcattataataaatatctg contains:
- the zf(mynd)-13 gene encoding ankyrin repeat and MYND domain-containing protein 1 translates to MPSISPDGENIKENTFLRLITSSDHRGYEGQTVLSGKFSWPSGALYEGEYKEHRRHGAGKQTWQDGSTYKGEFMNDMRHGQGIHKWASGEIYEGSFYKDHMHGSGRYTWNDGSVYSGTFYLDRKEGYGCLTFVNGDLFEGLYKSNERFGPGILTYASNTGCKVQDIGWWFRDKLIRLCSEVNGVFSLTDHDEYEYCEDETHHEINFNEDETFVQDALLADDVTSYNFQSSQFKFALSSDNTALPKGIESYSKDFEHLPVTSKLKEELNIAFFGTSYDTILKDRRIPIKAFNNSVLSKKIQKHIHTHQFAEKHLSFFPGDVLTKERSNFESKPGPLEVASMRLIVSSAEGATHKVYSILKSGLVNPNVCDRGGSVAIVSAATNCHLDVVNILLDMGANINQVNDEGISALTACHIFYYPVDHFKQNLTDKLFKNVLPKKKKKVKTGRKSKKSCPSSPKHIRRLSFSEHRSPSPDSLLKRRMTLASPVLSSSDDDNASFLDDISSTTCIEMCKSDLRILKGLRVKSADKIRKQKMLEFMAPPSDGSSEGASKTSTELAFESNENVFDLEAKVTDDLIERTATLLSRNERAVSGVSTRNGQAIMLGTAGALAVWKAEHIQLRKMMDVLLVRGADPNIGGIPFPPLLFAVKASDVDAVSSLLRRGARTDFKLSDKLGGYTALHIASGMMCHEGVKIVELLLHANADPNTCALEKVTLKEKLQPRMGSTKLDVKYNTDDNKMMMIHDEGITPLHVASHRDDNYKDACYITHLLLDNGAQPDRIWMGHSPLSLSIASGNDLCIRKLLEFGANASLELTHELGSALCVASDPQYEFRRTPAERIALVDQLVSFGANMLAPVKFGSKSSTGTVVDYAHWMFNKDTRISRTPYHALTIKEREAYTARKNLLSHLGCLLRESAVNSEREYLKQKFYNGLKSRSGSRTDTFLYAGVAEKTTNNSFVHDQEDHSTSRVSFNRPLKNVKLRSDQVKSTVDRMNNNVGDGGSKSSPNPKKSQFKYCYDCGRSVGVHLTSCTRCHEVYFCSRACKLKAWEERHKNECLRIKASRPMGTDPTQEEVSLMFTQHSLADTTHTAYYKTNSIIGNILNQQMLLAEDTIYQQVPSRNHRSSIVKRTFSSKSSLKRHVSPSRSDTTSRLKPQSVRRNTAKTSAKNRHKVGKDVEFGTTGTTLAELGISENYSFN